The proteins below come from a single Spirochaetia bacterium 38H-sp genomic window:
- a CDS encoding TetR/AcrR family transcriptional regulator encodes MGKSAKYSKDRILNSAVRVIRKKGVANTSLADIAKELGMSKGTLYYYYATKSDLIFDLTERHIKRITEEIISWVDKIKDDAPPEEIIKIVFSLLLRGNTRGPVHLYLLHDAISGNEPLRRRFVQEYSKWRNILKDALSKILLEKEDMEIRSAMLMAMIDGLLLEKLLGVSPLYIKEISSFITK; translated from the coding sequence ATGGGTAAAAGTGCAAAATACAGTAAAGATAGAATTCTCAACTCTGCAGTGAGGGTTATAAGAAAAAAAGGGGTTGCCAACACTAGTCTTGCTGATATTGCAAAAGAATTGGGCATGAGTAAGGGAACTCTGTATTATTATTATGCTACAAAAAGCGATCTTATATTTGACCTTACAGAAAGACATATAAAGAGAATAACAGAGGAAATCATCTCCTGGGTGGATAAGATAAAAGACGATGCTCCTCCGGAAGAAATAATAAAGATAGTCTTTAGCCTGCTTCTCAGAGGAAACACACGAGGTCCAGTACACCTGTACCTCCTGCATGATGCAATAAGTGGTAACGAACCTCTTAGAAGAAGGTTTGTGCAGGAGTATAGCAAATGGAGAAATATTCTAAAGGATGCGCTGTCCAAAATTTTGCTAGAGAAAGAGGACATGGAAATTCGTTCTGCCATGCTTATGGCTATGATAGATGGATTGCTGTTGGAGAAACTTCTTGGTGTATCTCCGTTATATATAAAAGAAATAAGTTCTTTTATCACAAAATAA
- a CDS encoding RsmE family RNA methyltransferase, translating into MNIIILENAEKKIVLPSGDRRARHITDILKADRNTSLRVGVVGGLMGSAFINNITPDCVELSCTFTDEPPPLLPVRLLVAAVRPIVAKRLLRDLTAAGIEKLVFFPAKLTEKSYLSSNIWKNNNYMEYVLHGCEQGIRTNYPDIQLAPSLKKAIELVSGDIRFICDENTRQESVSAQISAGIISLAIGPERGWTEEERDMLLDNGYKNLSLGSGILRTETACHVALGRIIERFSLAG; encoded by the coding sequence ATGAATATTATAATCTTGGAAAATGCCGAAAAAAAGATTGTACTTCCTTCTGGAGATAGAAGAGCAAGACATATCACAGATATATTAAAAGCAGATAGAAATACCTCTCTCAGAGTGGGGGTAGTCGGCGGACTTATGGGAAGTGCTTTTATCAATAACATAACACCTGATTGTGTAGAGCTTTCTTGTACCTTTACAGACGAGCCTCCGCCGCTTCTTCCCGTGCGGCTTCTTGTTGCAGCTGTAAGACCCATTGTTGCAAAAAGGCTACTAAGGGACCTTACTGCAGCTGGCATAGAAAAGCTGGTTTTTTTTCCTGCAAAACTTACGGAAAAATCCTATCTTTCCAGCAACATTTGGAAAAACAATAACTACATGGAGTATGTTCTGCATGGCTGTGAGCAGGGCATAAGAACCAATTATCCAGATATACAACTTGCTCCGTCTTTAAAAAAAGCCATAGAGCTTGTATCCGGAGATATTCGTTTTATCTGTGATGAGAATACGCGGCAGGAATCTGTCTCTGCGCAAATCTCTGCAGGAATTATAAGCCTTGCCATAGGGCCAGAGCGAGGATGGACAGAAGAAGAAAGAGATATGCTTCTTGATAATGGTTATAAAAATCTCTCTCTTGGAAGCGGGATTCTCAGAACAGAAACAGCTTGTCATGTTGCCCTGGGTCGCATTATCGAACGTTTTTCTCTTGCTGGCTAA
- a CDS encoding ATP-binding protein: MLVWIVFFLAFLVLLLSLYLPVRSRASISVFCAVLFVTVFLLLIRQEVATDRTASSLLWYSTFVFLPWVWFLAVLENSYCKNNFSYVGRLAVPIAAFVVILLFLFIPELIGMSDRTIFLVAKYIVGIFSIFSGLSAAFMLHTDNRAFFRVFSVVVSSSPLIFPFALAPFLSVVMYSLCLVVGMFSLLVLMLHSARHDILPVARELIFDAIPDPVVVLDNSGKIRFINRSCERLAAVTLDEVKLKEIESVFPGSAIFMNVEAGIKSFDFQLGSVLFNVKVTSIEDRTRKIGTLLYFSDVTVERSALEALTQSEKRYRDVINNITVGILLLGTDYEVRARNKKMEEWFPLFPWDTEGLPCFGICGKGTDRPCSDCPVSAVLSDGNLHQSVIERNTAFGKRVFSVIATPQKDSDGNLMGVIQLLEDITAQRYAQDILERYKFVVNAAHDFMSLISKDYIYEAVNDSFCEAYGMPREAFVGKPVRELWGDDVFFNRIKPPLEEAFSGKLIVIQDRFSFGNLGERDLEVSYNPYFEDEGVTHVAVITRDITAYKEAQRIAEEAKKQAEEANAAKSAFLASMSHEIRTPLNAVLGMTDLLLMSNPPSEFKESVNIIKSSASSLLDLLNDILDMSRIESGRIELENIGFDLVSLIERIWKMFLPLAAKKGLDMRLHIPESMPRGYMGDPVRIQQIIVNLLSNAVKFTDAGFIELSVNLSHLYEEDYELEISISDTGSGIAEEKLSSIFDPFSQADSSITRRYGGTGLGLSISRKLATMMRGTIVAKSQLGRGSTFTCKIILKHTDVIEKTYDKISSVKTPSRVLSILVVEDNELNSLVAEKLIEAMGHSVYCVESGSAAIEFLKTERVDLIFMDIEMPDMDGFSCTRAIRSGVSGNKACSIPIFAMTAHALIEVKKKVEDAGMNGILLKPVSADEIARIINTVADGDAREKYNREEAENALRFISSSAKAHVSKHDTAMEPVFDKKEALLRMAGNRNMLAEFMSAFVNKIPDKITMLDALKGSSEMSEIARAGHSLKGVCGNIGAKRCEAIAKELEKAGKDKDIEEAERLLDSLIEALTELENVLKRELENWRRV; this comes from the coding sequence ATGCTTGTCTGGATTGTTTTTTTTCTTGCTTTTCTTGTCCTGCTTTTATCTCTTTATCTTCCCGTAAGAAGTAGGGCATCTATTTCTGTTTTTTGTGCAGTTCTTTTTGTGACGGTTTTTTTGCTTCTTATCAGGCAGGAGGTGGCTACGGATAGGACAGCAAGTTCTTTATTGTGGTATTCTACTTTTGTATTTTTGCCATGGGTATGGTTTCTTGCAGTACTTGAAAACTCATATTGTAAGAATAATTTTAGCTATGTAGGAAGACTTGCTGTCCCTATTGCAGCGTTTGTGGTTATTCTGTTGTTTCTCTTTATTCCCGAGCTCATTGGTATGTCGGATAGAACTATATTTCTTGTAGCAAAATATATTGTGGGAATATTTTCCATATTTAGCGGGCTAAGTGCAGCCTTTATGCTGCATACAGATAACAGGGCATTCTTTAGAGTTTTTTCTGTAGTCGTATCTTCTTCGCCCCTTATATTTCCTTTTGCTCTTGCACCTTTTTTGTCTGTTGTCATGTACTCCCTTTGTCTTGTTGTTGGCATGTTCTCTCTTCTTGTTCTTATGCTCCACAGTGCAAGACATGATATTTTGCCTGTTGCACGTGAGCTTATCTTTGATGCTATCCCTGACCCTGTTGTTGTTTTGGATAATTCCGGAAAAATCCGTTTTATCAATCGTTCCTGCGAAAGGCTGGCAGCTGTTACTCTGGACGAGGTGAAACTAAAAGAAATAGAGTCGGTTTTTCCAGGTTCCGCAATATTTATGAATGTTGAAGCCGGAATAAAGAGTTTTGATTTTCAGCTTGGTTCTGTTCTTTTTAATGTCAAGGTTACATCTATAGAAGATAGAACCAGGAAAATTGGCACTCTTCTTTATTTTTCCGATGTTACGGTAGAAAGGAGTGCTCTGGAGGCTCTCACTCAAAGCGAGAAAAGATATCGAGATGTAATAAATAATATTACGGTTGGAATTCTGCTCTTGGGAACCGATTATGAGGTAAGGGCTCGCAACAAAAAAATGGAAGAATGGTTCCCTCTTTTCCCGTGGGATACAGAAGGTCTTCCTTGTTTTGGCATATGCGGGAAGGGTACGGATAGACCCTGCAGTGATTGTCCGGTATCTGCTGTTCTCTCTGATGGTAATTTACATCAGTCTGTTATAGAAAGAAACACTGCCTTTGGAAAACGCGTGTTTTCCGTTATTGCCACTCCGCAAAAAGATTCCGATGGTAATCTTATGGGGGTTATTCAGCTTCTTGAGGATATAACGGCGCAACGATATGCTCAGGATATACTGGAACGCTATAAATTTGTTGTAAATGCAGCACATGATTTTATGTCTCTTATAAGTAAGGATTATATCTATGAGGCTGTCAATGATTCTTTTTGCGAGGCATATGGCATGCCGAGAGAAGCATTTGTTGGTAAGCCGGTCAGAGAACTATGGGGAGATGATGTTTTTTTTAATAGAATAAAACCTCCTTTGGAAGAGGCTTTCTCCGGCAAACTGATTGTTATTCAAGACAGGTTTTCCTTTGGCAATCTGGGGGAGAGAGATCTTGAGGTTTCTTATAACCCCTACTTTGAAGATGAGGGTGTAACCCATGTTGCAGTTATAACCAGGGATATAACTGCATATAAAGAAGCTCAGAGAATAGCAGAGGAGGCAAAAAAACAGGCAGAAGAGGCAAATGCTGCCAAGAGCGCTTTCCTTGCCAGCATGAGTCATGAGATAAGAACTCCTCTCAATGCGGTTTTGGGAATGACAGATCTTCTTCTTATGTCCAATCCTCCTTCTGAGTTTAAAGAGTCTGTAAATATAATAAAGAGCTCTGCATCTTCTCTTCTTGATTTGTTAAACGATATATTGGATATGTCAAGAATAGAATCCGGAAGAATCGAGCTCGAAAATATAGGTTTTGATTTGGTTTCTCTTATAGAAAGAATATGGAAGATGTTTTTACCGCTGGCTGCAAAAAAAGGACTCGATATGAGACTGCATATTCCCGAGTCCATGCCCAGAGGGTATATGGGAGATCCCGTGAGGATACAGCAAATAATCGTAAACCTCCTAAGCAATGCTGTAAAATTTACCGATGCGGGCTTTATAGAACTTTCTGTTAATTTGTCCCATCTGTATGAAGAAGATTATGAGCTGGAAATCTCTATATCCGATACAGGCTCTGGAATAGCAGAGGAAAAGCTTTCTTCTATTTTTGATCCTTTCAGTCAGGCGGATTCTTCTATCACGAGACGCTATGGGGGAACAGGGCTTGGGCTCAGCATATCAAGAAAGCTTGCCACCATGATGAGGGGCACTATTGTTGCAAAAAGCCAGCTAGGAAGAGGGAGTACCTTTACTTGTAAGATCATACTTAAACATACCGATGTCATAGAAAAAACATATGATAAAATATCATCTGTAAAAACTCCTTCTAGGGTTCTAAGTATACTAGTAGTTGAAGATAATGAGTTAAACTCCCTTGTTGCAGAGAAACTCATAGAAGCAATGGGACATTCTGTCTATTGTGTAGAAAGTGGCTCTGCTGCAATAGAGTTTTTAAAAACAGAAAGAGTCGACCTTATTTTTATGGATATAGAAATGCCGGATATGGATGGTTTCTCTTGTACACGGGCGATAAGATCTGGAGTATCTGGGAATAAAGCATGCAGCATTCCTATTTTTGCTATGACAGCACATGCTCTTATTGAGGTTAAGAAAAAGGTGGAAGATGCAGGAATGAACGGAATATTGTTAAAGCCTGTAAGTGCGGATGAAATAGCTCGTATAATAAATACAGTAGCGGATGGGGATGCCCGGGAAAAATACAACAGAGAAGAAGCGGAAAACGCTTTGCGCTTTATATCCTCAAGTGCCAAGGCTCATGTTTCTAAGCACGATACAGCTATGGAACCTGTTTTTGATAAAAAAGAAGCTCTTCTCAGAATGGCGGGTAATCGAAATATGCTTGCGGAGTTTATGTCCGCATTTGTAAATAAAATTCCCGACAAAATCACTATGCTTGATGCACTTAAGGGGAGTTCTGAGATGTCGGAGATAGCACGTGCTGGACACAGCCTTAAGGGTGTGTGCGGAAATATAGGGGCAAAGCGTTGTGAGGCAATTGCAAAAGAACTGGAAAAAGCCGGTAAAGATAAAGATATAGAAGAAGCCGAGCGGCTTCTGGATTCTCTTATTGAGGCTTTAACAGAACTTGAAAATGTTTTAAAAAGAGAGTTGGAAAATTGGCGGAGAGTATAA
- a CDS encoding DUF4349 domain-containing protein codes for MKKILLSVFFVLLLASCSQKTGEYGLSGLAAPKAESPAKEFSLASDTLSRTNAAPPAEVAMERKLIRQGYIRLEVKELANTADEIKNNITEIGGYISSTDMREDEVYMELRVPADKFDMLFKEIGGLGRVLSSNQNVEDITDSYYDLETRLKNAYVLEEKYRQYLGQAKNIEDILKVEQYLSDVRSRIENMEAQKRRYDKDVSYSILRVNLVLPPEKTSTAYPSFYDYLSALWLDVVSFFVGFVFILLRIIIFGIPILGAVLFFYWLLWGKLGLLRKLLVVLGRDKK; via the coding sequence ATGAAAAAGATATTGTTATCAGTTTTTTTTGTGTTATTGCTCGCATCTTGCAGCCAGAAAACAGGAGAATACGGGCTTTCTGGACTTGCTGCACCCAAGGCAGAATCTCCGGCAAAGGAGTTTTCTCTTGCTTCTGATACACTTTCCAGGACAAATGCTGCACCTCCAGCTGAGGTTGCAATGGAAAGAAAGCTAATACGTCAGGGATATATTAGGCTTGAGGTTAAAGAGCTTGCTAATACTGCAGATGAAATCAAAAATAACATTACTGAGATTGGTGGTTATATTAGCAGCACAGACATGCGTGAGGATGAGGTCTATATGGAGCTAAGGGTTCCTGCAGATAAGTTTGACATGTTGTTTAAGGAGATAGGCGGACTCGGGAGAGTTCTTTCCAGTAACCAGAATGTAGAGGATATAACGGACAGTTATTATGACCTTGAGACCAGGCTTAAGAATGCCTATGTACTTGAAGAGAAGTACAGACAGTATCTTGGTCAGGCAAAGAACATAGAGGATATTCTCAAGGTTGAGCAGTATCTTAGCGATGTGAGAAGCAGGATAGAGAATATGGAAGCTCAGAAGAGGCGTTATGATAAGGATGTTAGTTATTCTATCCTAAGGGTAAATTTAGTACTACCGCCTGAGAAGACAAGCACTGCTTATCCTTCTTTCTATGATTATTTATCCGCTTTGTGGCTTGATGTGGTTTCGTTTTTTGTTGGTTTTGTATTTATATTGCTGCGTATTATAATATTCGGTATTCCTATTCTTGGTGCCGTGTTGTTTTTTTACTGGCTTTTGTGGGGTAAATTGGGGCTACTCAGAAAATTGCTAGTTGTTCTGGGGAGAGATAAAAAGTAA